From the genome of Mycetocola spongiae, one region includes:
- a CDS encoding MFS transporter, with protein MISDTPGRPAATPRMPLIVPILMIGAFLMCTTENIIAGLLTQISADLAVSESAAGMLITIFAIGMVIGAPVMAIATRRVSPRATLVVALLIFAAGHAFTALSSSYEMSLIARFISAVATGAFWAVAAVSATTAAGPRLASRALGLMMSGVGLATVAGVPLGAFLGQLIGWRGTFWVLTALTLVAAAVIARVAPATAPQNIAPIRTELRAFAQGRIWLVLAATAVVSGGVMAAFSYIQPLLILRTGLEQWAVPIALVVFGLGCLLGTNIAGRLGKRHAVGTFLGATAIGALALALLVPFSTGVIATFMLFFLIGAAGLCVPPLATGLSIRYASSAPTLAAASSVAAYNGGVALGSWVAGLAMASGLGVAGPPAVGAAMVALGLIPLLILISLREPRTTP; from the coding sequence TTGATATCCGATACTCCCGGCCGCCCCGCGGCCACACCCCGGATGCCCCTGATCGTGCCGATCCTGATGATCGGTGCGTTCCTGATGTGTACCACCGAAAATATTATCGCCGGTCTGCTGACCCAGATCTCCGCGGATCTTGCGGTTTCGGAGTCCGCCGCCGGCATGCTCATCACGATCTTCGCGATTGGTATGGTGATCGGCGCCCCGGTGATGGCCATCGCCACGCGCCGGGTCTCTCCCCGCGCCACGCTGGTCGTGGCACTGCTGATTTTCGCGGCGGGACACGCGTTCACCGCGCTCAGCAGCAGCTATGAGATGAGCCTGATCGCCCGCTTTATTTCCGCGGTCGCCACCGGCGCGTTTTGGGCGGTGGCCGCCGTGTCCGCCACCACCGCGGCGGGGCCACGCCTGGCCTCCCGCGCCCTCGGCCTGATGATGAGCGGGGTGGGCCTGGCCACCGTGGCCGGTGTGCCGCTGGGTGCGTTCCTCGGTCAGCTCATCGGCTGGCGCGGAACGTTCTGGGTACTCACCGCGCTCACCCTCGTGGCCGCGGCGGTTATTGCCCGCGTGGCGCCCGCGACGGCTCCCCAGAATATTGCGCCGATCCGCACCGAGCTGCGGGCCTTCGCCCAGGGGCGGATCTGGCTGGTCTTGGCCGCCACGGCCGTGGTCAGTGGCGGGGTGATGGCCGCATTTAGTTATATTCAGCCGCTGCTGATCCTCCGCACGGGCCTGGAGCAGTGGGCCGTGCCGATCGCCCTGGTGGTATTTGGTCTGGGTTGTCTGCTGGGCACCAATATCGCCGGCCGGCTCGGCAAGAGGCATGCGGTGGGGACGTTCCTCGGGGCGACCGCGATCGGCGCGCTCGCCCTCGCGCTGCTCGTGCCGTTTTCCACCGGCGTGATCGCGACCTTTATGCTGTTTTTCCTCATCGGCGCGGCGGGGCTCTGTGTGCCTCCCCTCGCGACGGGACTGTCCATTCGCTATGCCTCCTCGGCCCCGACCCTCGCGGCGGCCTCGTCCGTCGCCGCCTATAACGGCGGGGTGGCCCTCGGTTCCTGGGTGGCCGGCCTGGCCATGGCCTCCGGTCTGGGCGTCGCCGGGCCGCCCGCGGTGGGCGCCGCGATGGTGGCCCTCGGCCTGATCCCACTCCTTATCCTGATCTCACTGCGCGAACCCCGCACCACCCCCTGA
- a CDS encoding MFS transporter produces MNRLALVSPAFLSLFMLAIDIPVTQAIALMLFSSGLGQVIGGFFGGVLSDRYGPRRIIFASQALYIMTCAGILLSPPPSLLGILVGGAGLAAALPRAAAFTLATRLVQKEQRTRAYGYLYWGNNIGSTLSSVISGLLIQIWPHLLFLLSILGAIYYILIALRLPAAAAGAEERNPLSVRQFMRDTLHPFGATGMRMFLLWTFLISCVYMQKLGVLPLQMTALGIAPAVIGAVLAVNAVVVIACQPVLMRWSSRLGLGTTLMSGALLIAVGFGAYTFATDVYFFIPCVMIWTVGEMFLVPGSSAYIAAAAPGNRIGSYQSSYALAWSSGLSVGTPIGQLIWAAAGSTPIWIAALLLGGIAALGFRRLKPPT; encoded by the coding sequence GTGAATCGCCTCGCGCTGGTCTCACCCGCGTTCCTGTCGCTGTTTATGCTCGCAATCGATATCCCAGTCACGCAGGCAATTGCGCTGATGCTGTTCTCCTCGGGGCTCGGCCAGGTGATCGGCGGGTTCTTCGGAGGGGTGCTCTCCGATAGATACGGGCCGCGAAGAATCATCTTCGCGAGCCAGGCCCTGTACATCATGACCTGCGCGGGAATTCTCCTGTCCCCACCACCTTCGCTTCTGGGAATACTCGTGGGTGGCGCGGGACTGGCCGCGGCGCTTCCCCGCGCCGCGGCATTTACCCTGGCCACGCGGCTCGTGCAAAAGGAACAACGCACACGGGCCTATGGCTACCTATATTGGGGAAATAACATCGGTTCAACCCTATCCTCGGTCATTTCTGGACTGCTCATTCAAATATGGCCGCACCTCCTATTCCTGCTCTCGATCCTCGGCGCAATCTATTACATACTCATCGCGCTGAGGCTTCCGGCGGCTGCGGCCGGCGCGGAAGAACGGAACCCGCTCTCGGTTCGCCAATTCATGAGGGATACGCTGCATCCGTTTGGTGCCACGGGAATGAGGATGTTTCTGCTCTGGACGTTCCTCATCTCCTGCGTGTATATGCAAAAGCTGGGCGTGCTGCCCCTGCAGATGACTGCGCTCGGGATAGCGCCCGCTGTGATTGGGGCGGTGCTGGCGGTAAACGCGGTGGTAGTAATCGCCTGCCAGCCAGTCCTGATGCGGTGGTCCTCCCGGCTTGGCCTCGGAACCACTCTGATGAGCGGGGCCCTCCTGATCGCCGTGGGTTTTGGGGCCTATACCTTCGCCACGGACGTGTATTTTTTTATCCCGTGTGTGATGATCTGGACCGTCGGAGAGATGTTTCTGGTACCCGGTTCATCCGCCTATATCGCGGCCGCCGCACCCGGCAACCGGATCGGAAGCTACCAGAGTTCTTATGCGCTCGCCTGGAGCTCGGGCCTCTCCGTCGGCACCCCCATCGGGCAGCTGATCTGGGCGGCGGCGGGGAGCACCCCCATATGGATCGCGGCATTACTACTGGGCGGTATCGCGGCACTCGGATTTCGAAGACTTAAGCCCCCGACCTGA
- a CDS encoding helix-turn-helix transcriptional regulator, whose product MDKKAEIKTFLASRRAKLSPEEAGVPIFGGLRRVPGLRREEVAHLAGVSVDYYARIERGQTRGVSSDVLNAIANALQLDDAEREHLVDLVQPTGPADSVRRLSRRVTRSRVSASIQLVLDAITVPAIVQNIRGDHVATNALGRALYGHAEDDHSVPFNYSRFVFLNPRATDFYRDLPQMKRNNVALLRQAVGRAPHDDGLIRLVGELSTASGEFREMWASHNVLRYKSGTKRYHHELVGDVEFGYESFELTSDPELLLLVYTVEPESHTAQAMQLLANWNLNKPAQITPTPTRRPHDA is encoded by the coding sequence GTGGATAAAAAAGCAGAGATCAAGACGTTTTTGGCCTCCCGCCGCGCCAAGCTTTCGCCCGAGGAGGCCGGGGTACCGATCTTCGGCGGGCTGCGCCGGGTGCCCGGCCTGCGCCGCGAGGAGGTCGCCCACCTCGCCGGGGTGAGCGTGGACTATTACGCGCGCATCGAGCGCGGCCAGACCCGAGGGGTATCCAGCGACGTCTTAAACGCGATCGCAAACGCGCTGCAGCTTGACGACGCCGAGCGGGAACACCTGGTAGACCTGGTGCAACCCACCGGCCCCGCCGACTCCGTCCGCCGCCTCTCGCGGCGGGTGACCCGATCGCGGGTATCGGCCAGCATCCAGCTGGTCTTGGATGCGATCACCGTGCCCGCGATCGTCCAGAATATTCGCGGCGATCACGTGGCCACCAACGCACTGGGCCGCGCACTCTACGGGCATGCGGAGGACGACCACTCCGTGCCGTTTAACTACTCCCGGTTTGTGTTTTTAAATCCGCGCGCCACCGATTTCTACCGCGACCTTCCCCAGATGAAACGCAATAACGTCGCGCTCCTGCGCCAGGCCGTGGGGCGCGCACCGCACGATGACGGGCTGATCCGGCTGGTGGGCGAGCTCTCGACCGCGAGCGGGGAATTCCGGGAGATGTGGGCCTCCCATAACGTGCTCCGCTATAAGTCCGGAACCAAGCGCTACCATCACGAACTGGTGGGGGACGTGGAATTTGGTTATGAGTCCTTTGAACTCACCAGCGATCCCGAACTCCTGCTGCTGGTATATACCGTGGAGCCCGAGTCCCATACCGCCCAGGCGATGCAACTGCTCGCCAATTGGAACCTCAATAAGCCGGCGCAGATCACCCCCACACCTACCCGCCGGCCGCACGACGCCTAG
- a CDS encoding small multidrug efflux protein — MDNPYQWLQEFLGQVPGLLQPVIVAAAAFIPYIEGAGAAALGVLAGINPVTAALAAIAGNLLCVIGVVLLGERIRARLLRRRAERTVPSPPAELAAAPETAGTRPAAVLTATPKPGHGSRGRTRLRRWVLRFGVPGASILAPAVLPTMLTAAFFIGTGVPRGWVILWQAIAIILWTAVVTILTTGALSLLGW, encoded by the coding sequence ATGGATAATCCCTATCAGTGGTTGCAGGAATTCCTTGGACAGGTGCCCGGGCTCCTGCAACCGGTGATCGTGGCCGCCGCCGCGTTCATCCCCTATATCGAGGGTGCGGGTGCCGCGGCGCTGGGGGTGCTGGCCGGGATCAACCCCGTGACGGCCGCGCTCGCCGCCATCGCCGGCAACCTGCTCTGCGTGATCGGGGTGGTGCTGCTGGGGGAGCGCATTCGCGCCCGCCTACTGCGCCGCCGCGCGGAACGCACCGTCCCCTCGCCTCCCGCGGAGCTCGCGGCCGCCCCGGAAACCGCGGGTACCCGCCCCGCCGCGGTCCTCACCGCGACCCCAAAACCCGGCCACGGTTCCCGGGGACGCACGCGCCTGCGCCGCTGGGTGCTGCGCTTTGGGGTGCCCGGGGCGAGTATCCTGGCCCCCGCGGTCCTGCCCACCATGCTGACCGCGGCATTTTTTATCGGCACGGGTGTGCCCCGCGGCTGGGTGATTCTTTGGCAGGCCATCGCGATCATCCTCTGGACCGCGGTGGTCACGATCCTCACCACGGGCGCGCTCTCCCTGCTGGGCTGGTGA
- a CDS encoding ATP-binding protein translates to MNPKIRLRALNLHAETHVGQVGRVIRFEDGLNLLRADNTAGKSTALQAIVYALGLEGMLSPSQRIPLAHAMTDSVAINGVEGRIIESGVELELENGSGEIITVARSVVSLKRDRHLITVRDGGGLTQGQTGDVADYFVRRKGAAQNLAGFHRFLAEFLGLDLPRVTRMDGTEGPLYLETLFPYFFVEQKHGWSGIQARIPTYLGIRDVGKRSAEFILGLDVFERTLQRQRIRSNMSELEAEWRTASSQLSESAKISRVVIESLPVRVQQGVGDDDIRPVVAVGTHWHPIGVAVQAMQAELSKLVSSPVPTAGAAAVGVEDDLVHLDHALRSSLAVAVSLAEERGELERYQSQVSLRLEALREDLQRHKDAQVLERFGSEHARALLTDHICPTCHQHLEDGADISSHAMTTEESIDFIQKQISTFESMQNDHARVIRALAIRQESLGIQVHDYRDGIRAAKETLSAANSAPSVAEISRRLTLENRIAELESRSTELSVSRENLRGISERWAEQRSLLAMVERDDLSESDVAKLAQVQSILQQQLHEYGFESLDPQDVEIDKTTYRPVHEGFDLGFDLSASDMIRVIWAYLFSILRVGQTDGGNHLGLLVFDEPRQQETAHSSYSALLAQASSAGLGGAQVLFATSEPLTSLEEMLQGHSYNLISLAAGEKLLQPIVPLEESL, encoded by the coding sequence ATGAACCCGAAAATAAGACTGCGCGCGCTCAACCTGCACGCCGAAACTCACGTGGGGCAAGTGGGTCGAGTGATCCGATTTGAAGACGGGCTTAACTTACTCCGTGCCGACAACACGGCAGGTAAATCGACAGCTCTGCAGGCGATCGTCTATGCACTTGGACTCGAAGGAATGCTTAGTCCGAGCCAGAGAATTCCACTCGCCCACGCGATGACTGACAGCGTCGCTATCAACGGCGTGGAGGGTCGAATCATCGAGTCAGGCGTTGAACTTGAGCTGGAAAACGGGAGTGGTGAGATCATCACGGTCGCACGATCCGTCGTCAGCCTGAAACGTGATCGGCACCTGATTACCGTCCGTGACGGTGGTGGCTTAACACAAGGGCAAACTGGCGACGTCGCCGACTACTTCGTCCGCCGCAAGGGGGCAGCACAAAACTTGGCGGGCTTTCACCGTTTCCTTGCCGAGTTCCTCGGTCTTGATCTCCCGCGTGTTACGCGCATGGACGGAACCGAGGGGCCGCTGTACCTGGAGACACTGTTTCCCTATTTCTTCGTTGAGCAGAAGCACGGGTGGAGCGGAATTCAGGCCAGGATTCCCACGTATTTGGGAATCCGTGACGTCGGGAAACGGTCCGCCGAGTTCATCCTTGGTCTTGACGTATTCGAACGTACGCTCCAGCGTCAACGCATCCGCTCCAACATGAGCGAGCTCGAAGCCGAATGGCGGACAGCTTCCAGCCAGCTATCTGAATCTGCAAAAATCAGCCGTGTCGTGATTGAAAGTCTTCCTGTCCGTGTCCAGCAAGGGGTAGGGGATGATGACATCAGGCCGGTGGTTGCTGTAGGAACTCATTGGCACCCCATCGGAGTCGCGGTGCAGGCCATGCAGGCTGAGTTGTCTAAGCTTGTCAGTTCTCCGGTGCCGACGGCGGGTGCAGCTGCCGTAGGCGTGGAGGACGACCTTGTGCATCTTGACCATGCATTGCGGAGCTCCTTAGCGGTCGCTGTGTCGCTCGCAGAAGAACGCGGGGAGCTGGAACGGTACCAGTCTCAGGTCTCCCTCAGGCTCGAGGCATTGCGGGAGGACCTGCAGCGTCACAAAGACGCTCAAGTCCTCGAGAGATTCGGCTCAGAGCATGCACGTGCTCTGCTTACGGACCACATATGCCCAACCTGTCATCAGCATCTGGAGGACGGTGCCGATATCTCGTCGCATGCTATGACAACAGAAGAGAGCATCGACTTCATCCAGAAGCAGATCTCGACTTTTGAAAGCATGCAGAACGACCACGCGCGAGTCATTCGTGCGCTCGCGATTCGTCAGGAGAGCCTGGGTATTCAGGTTCACGATTATCGTGATGGCATTAGGGCAGCGAAGGAGACATTGAGCGCGGCAAACTCGGCACCCTCAGTCGCCGAGATTTCGAGACGGTTGACCCTTGAAAACCGCATTGCGGAGCTCGAGTCCAGATCGACGGAACTCAGCGTTTCACGAGAGAATCTGCGAGGGATCAGTGAGCGATGGGCGGAGCAACGAAGTCTACTTGCGATGGTTGAGCGCGACGACCTGTCCGAGTCAGACGTCGCAAAGTTGGCTCAAGTTCAGTCGATTCTCCAGCAACAACTCCACGAGTATGGATTTGAATCTCTTGATCCCCAAGACGTAGAAATCGACAAGACCACCTATCGTCCCGTGCACGAAGGATTCGACCTCGGGTTTGATCTTTCCGCGAGCGATATGATCCGCGTCATCTGGGCCTATCTGTTCTCGATACTGAGAGTAGGTCAGACAGACGGCGGAAACCATCTAGGGCTGCTTGTCTTCGATGAGCCCCGGCAGCAGGAGACCGCTCATTCCAGCTACAGCGCGCTGCTTGCGCAAGCGTCATCGGCTGGCCTCGGGGGAGCCCAGGTTCTCTTCGCTACAAGCGAGCCGCTCACAAGCCTTGAAGAGATGCTTCAGGGGCACAGCTACAATTTGATCAGCCTAGCGGCGGGCGAAAAGCTACTACAGCCGATCGTTCCACTTGAAGAATCGCTGTAG
- a CDS encoding helix-turn-helix domain-containing protein has protein sequence MAWSTRELADLADTTVNTIRHYHREGLLGQPDRLSNGYKQYGARHLMRLLQIRRLRDLGVPLARIEAVGFGEQPPAEALREIDAGLAASIARLERARAEIRAVLEGTAGTDVPAGFENLTAHLSAPERSLVLVYAQLYDESSLEDVKRMVAVTPDAADAAFEALPAEAAESTRQLLAEALAPQLARHLREYTWLANPAGRLPKGPRLTREAFLATIVEIYNEAQLDVLARTHALATALVAEDSREG, from the coding sequence ATGGCATGGAGCACCCGCGAGCTGGCGGACCTGGCCGATACCACGGTAAATACGATTCGCCACTATCATCGCGAGGGCCTGCTTGGCCAGCCCGATCGGCTCTCCAACGGCTATAAGCAGTACGGGGCCCGGCATCTGATGCGGCTTTTGCAGATCCGCCGGCTGCGTGACCTGGGGGTGCCGCTGGCCCGGATCGAGGCGGTGGGTTTTGGCGAGCAGCCTCCCGCGGAGGCGCTGCGCGAGATTGATGCGGGCCTGGCCGCGAGTATCGCCCGGCTGGAGCGGGCGCGCGCGGAGATTCGCGCGGTTCTCGAGGGCACCGCGGGTACCGATGTTCCCGCGGGATTTGAAAATCTCACAGCGCATCTCTCCGCCCCCGAGCGCTCGCTGGTGCTGGTTTATGCGCAGCTCTACGATGAGTCCTCGCTGGAGGATGTGAAGCGCATGGTGGCGGTCACGCCGGATGCCGCCGATGCCGCATTTGAGGCGCTGCCCGCGGAGGCCGCCGAGTCCACCCGGCAGCTTCTGGCGGAGGCCCTCGCGCCACAGCTCGCCCGGCATCTGCGCGAATATACCTGGCTGGCGAATCCCGCGGGACGGCTACCCAAGGGGCCGCGGCTCACCCGCGAGGCCTTCCTGGCGACCATCGTGGAGATTTATAACGAGGCTCAGCTGGATGTCCTGGCCCGCACCCATGCGCTTGCCACCGCGCTCGTTGCGGAGGATTCCCGGGAGGGCTGA
- a CDS encoding nucleotidyl transferase AbiEii/AbiGii toxin family protein, with translation MTTRGESERTWEEFAAFTVNVLAPEWTLFEKLAAVHDAASRADRDALLKHGRHFYDIHCLLKDKQLTDALEALGREGIKALVDDIDSQSAAADFSYTPRPIEGYAHSPAFDREHTTRDTIETGYEAAQALIYGELVPIDVVINTVNHRRELL, from the coding sequence ATTACTACGCGCGGCGAGAGCGAACGGACGTGGGAGGAATTCGCTGCGTTCACCGTCAACGTATTAGCACCAGAGTGGACCCTGTTTGAGAAGCTTGCCGCCGTGCATGACGCGGCAAGCCGAGCCGACAGGGACGCACTCCTCAAGCACGGCCGTCACTTCTACGACATCCACTGTCTCCTCAAGGACAAACAATTAACAGACGCACTTGAGGCTCTTGGCCGCGAAGGGATCAAAGCGCTGGTCGATGATATCGATAGCCAAAGCGCCGCCGCCGACTTCTCCTATACACCGCGGCCTATCGAAGGCTACGCGCACAGTCCTGCCTTTGATCGCGAACATACAACGCGTGACACGATCGAAACGGGCTATGAGGCAGCCCAAGCGCTTATTTATGGAGAGCTCGTCCCAATTGATGTGGTCATTAACACCGTGAACCATCGACGTGAGTTGCTGTGA
- a CDS encoding putative Ig domain-containing protein, which produces MTFLRNNTQRSRSTRLAALLGGGVLIAGYALGIAPAAAADDPVKPAPSSVGLPATLTVGDTPESIVLNNTGTRGYVTLNKTVGEIAVVDMIARTVTGHIDIGAADPGYLAINGANDTLYVSTTDWVSGMGARMQVIDLASGSVTGTVFIPSEAQGVAVSADDASVYVVGIDGTLSVIAADTLAVRAVIPLPGQNAHSVQVSPDGTRAYVGLDGAFKDTPMIAEIDLSIPAVTRTLPLPDGDSEEVGGTDLTPDGTTLYVATGYGAKIRTVDVASMSITASVSAGPGVYRVAAIPENNVVLTPSLSWEYLLSVDTATNTRSNSARTMGAGAFDVAVDPTRSYAVVTDRWADTLSFLDFPAITNPAPVTVEDAEEATFSSDASNIYPSTVTLTWEVSSDEGASWAAVPDADEETLSFIAASADNGNLYRIGYHDTFTGARGYSTPALLTVGGRAAPPVITSGPLPNGVAGAEYGPFTVTASGDPVITFSAEGLPAGLRIDPATGVISGNSTEVGIFTVRVTAVNAAGSDTATYRVELTTAAVSPAPSPSTVAPTTPGGGDGGGTGLAGTGANAPTGLLGLAGALALLGAGLLIARRRRPLGHTA; this is translated from the coding sequence GTGACTTTTTTGAGAAATAACACCCAGCGTTCGCGCAGCACGCGCCTCGCGGCACTGCTGGGTGGTGGCGTATTAATTGCCGGATATGCCCTGGGTATTGCGCCCGCGGCCGCGGCCGATGACCCGGTGAAACCGGCCCCCTCCTCCGTGGGGCTGCCCGCCACGCTCACGGTTGGTGATACCCCCGAATCCATCGTGCTGAATAACACGGGCACCCGGGGTTATGTCACGCTAAACAAAACCGTGGGCGAGATTGCCGTGGTGGATATGATTGCCCGCACGGTGACCGGCCATATTGATATCGGCGCGGCCGATCCGGGCTATCTGGCCATAAACGGCGCCAATGACACGCTATATGTTTCAACAACGGACTGGGTCTCGGGGATGGGAGCACGGATGCAGGTGATTGATCTCGCGAGCGGATCGGTGACCGGCACCGTTTTTATTCCCTCGGAAGCGCAGGGCGTAGCGGTATCCGCCGATGACGCCTCCGTTTATGTGGTGGGCATCGATGGCACACTCTCGGTGATCGCCGCGGATACCCTCGCGGTAAGGGCTGTTATTCCCCTCCCCGGTCAAAACGCCCACTCCGTGCAGGTGAGCCCCGATGGCACGCGCGCCTATGTGGGGCTCGACGGAGCCTTCAAGGATACCCCCATGATCGCGGAGATTGACCTGTCGATTCCCGCGGTGACACGCACACTTCCGCTTCCCGATGGCGACAGCGAGGAGGTCGGGGGTACTGATCTCACGCCGGATGGCACAACGCTCTATGTGGCCACCGGCTATGGCGCAAAAATTCGCACGGTGGACGTGGCGAGCATGAGCATTACCGCGTCCGTGAGCGCGGGGCCCGGCGTCTATCGGGTCGCGGCCATCCCCGAGAATAACGTGGTTCTGACCCCGAGCCTGTCCTGGGAGTATCTCCTCTCGGTGGATACCGCGACCAATACCCGGTCGAATTCGGCACGAACCATGGGCGCGGGGGCCTTTGATGTGGCGGTGGATCCCACGCGCAGCTATGCGGTGGTCACCGACCGTTGGGCCGATACGCTGAGCTTCCTCGATTTCCCGGCGATCACCAACCCCGCCCCCGTCACGGTGGAGGATGCCGAGGAGGCAACCTTCTCCTCCGATGCCTCAAATATTTATCCGTCCACGGTGACCCTGACCTGGGAGGTTTCCAGCGATGAGGGGGCCAGCTGGGCCGCGGTGCCCGACGCCGATGAGGAAACACTGAGTTTTATCGCCGCCTCCGCGGATAACGGCAATCTCTATCGGATCGGCTATCACGATACCTTCACCGGGGCCCGCGGCTATAGCACTCCCGCGCTCCTCACGGTGGGGGGCCGGGCCGCACCGCCCGTGATCACCTCCGGGCCCCTGCCCAATGGTGTGGCCGGCGCCGAGTATGGCCCGTTCACGGTGACCGCAAGCGGCGATCCCGTGATCACGTTTTCCGCCGAGGGCCTTCCCGCCGGTCTGCGGATTGATCCGGCTACCGGAGTCATCTCGGGAAACTCCACCGAGGTGGGTATATTCACCGTGCGCGTCACCGCCGTGAACGCCGCGGGTTCGGATACGGCCACCTATCGGGTCGAGCTGACCACCGCCGCCGTCTCCCCCGCGCCCTCCCCCTCCACCGTCGCCCCCACCACCCCCGGCGGCGGTGACGGTGGCGGAACCGGCCTCGCCGGTACCGGCGCAAACGCACCCACCGGCCTCCTGGGCCTCGCGGGGGCGCTTGCCCTGCTGGGTGCGGGCCTGCTGATTGCCCGGAGACGACGCCCGTTGGGCCACACCGCATAA
- a CDS encoding ApeA N-terminal domain 1-containing protein produces MADDPLDTQATHLGMIFGGGGGSEAAPATLTFDYQGARLTVPYLHFGADERFDVIRGWFVHQMTPTCLVFVSAGHQFTLSGIRWAGYRENGNVSLGTLSAHHLVGGDQSTHAQNGLAVTGLQSHMDALQHWTAFTAATYKSITDEHGFVEHLEAVVETTEDVTWTQGDAEMRLTSTWQTDNSQPGFHVNEWAVLQSTFTSPRPVDDHMHEHEKIRRLLVILYGADIPFRRHEIQDERYYPRTGDGHVYSRSGRSLYASRTFRERSRPPVENATFQKCVGRLASIGSEGLARWGSEFEIWKRVIHPAAAIFGRERAMLEDRVISLSMCLEAAGQILGRKDGEEATYKTGRHPETMATYVYRCLSSLDVDWSDVADSNVGIARAVANNYRQIKHYDASDDFPAGEETFLVSQVAAATVRLLVANIVVPSGDLAQNWQSVVGDAFQWFKSHELRIEASGAFVSTLSSK; encoded by the coding sequence GTGGCTGACGATCCGCTAGATACACAGGCCACGCATCTCGGCATGATCTTTGGAGGTGGCGGTGGATCAGAAGCTGCACCCGCCACGCTCACTTTTGATTACCAGGGCGCACGTCTCACAGTGCCGTACCTGCATTTCGGTGCTGACGAACGCTTCGATGTAATCCGCGGATGGTTCGTCCATCAGATGACACCAACATGCCTCGTCTTTGTGTCAGCAGGGCACCAGTTCACGCTCTCTGGGATCCGTTGGGCAGGCTATCGAGAGAACGGGAACGTCAGCCTGGGGACCTTGTCTGCTCATCATCTCGTCGGCGGGGACCAGTCGACACACGCACAAAACGGCCTCGCCGTGACGGGCCTCCAATCACACATGGACGCGCTCCAGCACTGGACAGCGTTCACCGCGGCAACATATAAGAGCATCACCGACGAACATGGCTTTGTGGAGCACCTTGAGGCCGTGGTAGAAACCACCGAAGACGTCACCTGGACGCAAGGTGATGCCGAGATGCGCCTCACCTCAACATGGCAAACCGACAACAGCCAGCCGGGGTTCCATGTCAACGAATGGGCCGTCCTGCAAAGCACGTTCACTTCGCCAAGGCCTGTCGATGACCACATGCACGAGCATGAGAAGATCCGCAGACTGCTCGTGATCCTCTACGGCGCGGACATCCCATTTCGACGCCACGAGATCCAAGACGAGAGGTACTACCCACGCACCGGCGATGGGCACGTCTACTCTCGGTCAGGCCGGTCGCTATACGCATCGCGCACTTTCCGGGAACGCTCGCGCCCGCCGGTGGAGAATGCGACCTTCCAGAAGTGCGTCGGTCGTCTCGCATCGATTGGCAGTGAAGGGCTCGCCCGCTGGGGCTCAGAATTCGAGATTTGGAAGCGCGTCATCCATCCAGCAGCCGCGATCTTTGGCCGTGAGCGAGCGATGCTCGAAGATCGGGTGATCAGCCTCTCAATGTGCCTGGAAGCGGCGGGCCAGATCCTCGGCCGGAAAGACGGTGAAGAAGCCACGTACAAGACGGGTCGACACCCTGAAACCATGGCCACTTATGTTTACCGCTGCCTGTCTTCGCTGGATGTCGATTGGAGTGACGTTGCCGACTCAAACGTCGGCATTGCACGCGCCGTCGCCAACAACTACCGCCAGATTAAGCACTACGACGCAAGTGACGACTTCCCCGCTGGAGAGGAGACGTTCCTGGTCAGCCAGGTCGCCGCAGCCACCGTTCGTCTTCTAGTCGCGAACATCGTGGTACCAAGCGGTGATCTTGCGCAGAATTGGCAATCTGTCGTTGGCGATGCATTCCAGTGGTTCAAGTCACACGAACTACGTATCGAGGCCTCAGGAGCGTTTGTCTCAACGTTATCGAGCAAATAG
- a CDS encoding helix-turn-helix domain-containing protein codes for MDSIERLSVAADALARALAERDAAILAAHAAGVPVVQIAREIRMSRMQVHRIITAEVD; via the coding sequence GTGGATAGCATCGAGCGGCTCAGTGTTGCGGCCGATGCACTGGCCAGAGCTCTGGCCGAGCGTGACGCGGCGATCCTTGCCGCGCACGCAGCCGGGGTGCCGGTCGTGCAGATCGCCCGGGAGATCCGCATGTCCCGAATGCAGGTACACCGAATAATTACGGCCGAGGTAGATTAG